A portion of the Acidobacteriota bacterium genome contains these proteins:
- the rpmC gene encoding 50S ribosomal protein L29, translating to MKVSEQRTELRGLSADELQQRAKDLEDLTFRMRIQKSMGQTESANKMRPLRREMARIQTLLREKGVRS from the coding sequence ATGAAGGTAAGCGAGCAGCGCACCGAGCTTCGCGGCCTGTCGGCTGACGAGCTGCAGCAGCGCGCGAAGGATTTGGAAGACCTGACGTTCCGGATGCGAATCCAGAAGTCGATGGGCCAGACCGAGTCGGCCAACAAGATGCGGCCGCTCCGCAGGGAGATGGCGCGGATTCAGACGCTCCTGCGCGAGAAGGGTGTCAGGAGCTAA
- the rplV gene encoding 50S ribosomal protein L22: MVQAQATAKFVRTSAQKAGLVLDQIRGCDANKALATLMFSRKKVAKDIEKVLRSAMANARQAEGFGGDDDRLFVSSCYADQGPGMKRVRPAPMGRAFRVVKRTTHLTVAVGERPAKALGVGGSATSKARAARVAGSAGAKKKTAGAQGAAAAKAE, from the coding sequence ATGGTGCAGGCTCAGGCAACCGCGAAGTTCGTGCGGACCTCGGCGCAGAAAGCCGGGCTCGTGCTGGACCAGATTCGCGGATGTGACGCGAACAAGGCGCTGGCCACCCTGATGTTCTCGCGCAAGAAAGTGGCGAAGGACATCGAGAAGGTGCTGCGCTCGGCGATGGCGAACGCGCGGCAGGCCGAAGGGTTTGGCGGCGACGACGACCGGCTGTTTGTGTCGAGTTGCTACGCCGACCAGGGCCCGGGCATGAAGCGTGTGCGGCCTGCCCCGATGGGCCGGGCGTTCCGCGTGGTCAAGCGCACGACGCACCTGACGGTGGCGGTGGGCGAGCGGCCGGCGAAGGCGTTGGGCGTGGGCGGATCGGCAACGTCGAAGGCGCGTGCGGCGCGTGTTGCAGGGTCGGCTGGCGCGAAGAAGAAGACGGCCGGCGCGCAGGGCGCCGCTGCGGCGAAGGCGGAGTAA
- a CDS encoding 50S ribosomal protein L24 translates to MAAGQSSLKKNDNVLVIAGRDRGKRGRVLVVNRVKNGVIVEGVNMIKRHTKPNPQKNVKGGIVERETSMSAAKVQLVCPQCGAATRIGHQLLEDGRKVRTCRKCKGVVDK, encoded by the coding sequence ATGGCAGCGGGACAGTCATCGCTGAAGAAGAACGACAACGTGCTGGTGATCGCCGGCCGTGATCGGGGCAAGCGTGGGCGCGTGCTGGTGGTGAACCGCGTGAAAAACGGGGTCATCGTCGAGGGCGTGAACATGATCAAGCGCCACACGAAGCCGAATCCCCAGAAGAACGTGAAGGGCGGCATCGTCGAGCGCGAGACGTCGATGTCGGCCGCCAAAGTGCAGCTCGTGTGCCCCCAGTGCGGGGCGGCCACGCGCATCGGGCATCAGTTGTTGGAAGACGGCCGCAAAGTGCGGACCTGTCGCAAGTGCAAGGGAGTGGTGGACAAATGA
- the rplN gene encoding 50S ribosomal protein L14, translating into MIQMLSVLDVADNSGARKIAVINPIGGSTGRYARIGDIVTASVKEATPDATVKKGQVVKAVIVRTRKELRRRDGSYIRFDRNAAVIVNDEGEPVGTRVFGPVARELRERRFMKIISLAPEVL; encoded by the coding sequence ATGATTCAAATGCTTTCGGTCCTCGACGTCGCCGACAACTCAGGCGCGCGCAAGATCGCCGTCATCAATCCGATTGGCGGATCCACGGGGCGCTACGCGCGCATCGGGGACATCGTCACCGCGTCGGTGAAGGAAGCGACGCCGGATGCCACGGTCAAGAAGGGCCAGGTGGTGAAGGCCGTGATTGTGCGCACCCGCAAGGAACTGCGCCGGCGCGACGGCTCGTACATCCGGTTCGACCGGAATGCGGCGGTCATCGTGAACGACGAAGGTGAGCCGGTGGGGACCCGCGTGTTCGGGCCCGTGGCGCGCGAACTGCGCGAGCGCCGGTTCATGAAGATCATTTCATTGGCGCCGGAGGTGCTGTGA
- the rpsC gene encoding 30S ribosomal protein S3, producing the protein MGQKVHPYGFRLGFNKTWQSRWFADRDYSKLLHEDLKLRAELKTRFAHAGVARIDIERAANKLKIDIHTSRPGIIIGRKGTEVDKLRQELTKVTGREVFINILEIQKPELDAQLIGESVAMQLEKRVAFRRAMRKAVESALRFGAKGIKVRVSGRLNGAEIARSEWYLHGQLPLQTLRADIDYGFAQAFTTYGTIGVKVWLYKGERLTPRVGREEEYRQPRRAARA; encoded by the coding sequence ATGGGTCAGAAAGTTCATCCCTACGGATTCCGGCTCGGGTTCAACAAGACCTGGCAGTCGCGCTGGTTCGCGGACCGCGACTACAGCAAGTTGCTCCACGAGGACTTGAAGCTGCGTGCCGAGCTCAAGACGCGGTTCGCGCACGCCGGTGTGGCGCGCATCGACATCGAACGTGCGGCCAACAAGCTGAAGATCGACATTCACACGTCGCGCCCCGGCATCATCATCGGCCGCAAGGGCACCGAAGTGGACAAGCTCCGCCAGGAGCTCACCAAGGTGACTGGCCGCGAAGTGTTCATCAACATCCTCGAGATCCAGAAGCCGGAACTCGATGCGCAGCTCATCGGTGAGTCGGTGGCGATGCAGCTCGAAAAGCGCGTGGCGTTCCGCCGTGCGATGCGCAAGGCCGTGGAATCGGCGCTGCGGTTTGGCGCCAAGGGCATCAAGGTGCGCGTGTCGGGCCGTCTCAACGGCGCCGAGATCGCGCGGTCGGAGTGGTATCTGCACGGGCAGCTGCCGCTGCAGACCTTGCGCGCGGATATCGATTACGGGTTTGCACAGGCGTTTACAACCTACGGCACGATTGGCGTGAAGGTGTGGTTGTACAAGGGCGAGCGGCTGACGCCGCGTGTCGGACGCGAAGAAGAGTACCGGCAGCCGCGTCGCGCGGCGCGGGCGTAA
- the secY gene encoding preprotein translocase subunit SecY — protein sequence MDSLKNIFAVPELRKRVLFTFGLLAVYRLGSKIPTPGINTAALQELADRAQGTMFGLYDMFSGNNLSQMTIFALGIMPYISASIILQLLTVVWPYLERLSKEGDLGRRKITQYTRYGTIALSIVQGLGIAFFLEGNTNMTGGLPLVFNPGWGFRMMTVLTLTTGSVFVMWLGEQITERGIGNGMSLLIFAGIVVGLPSAVAATIGQLQTNEMGLFRLIALVAVMVLVVAVIVFVERAHRKVTVQYARRMVGRRMYGGASTHIPLKVNTGGVMPVIFASSILAFPATIASMPFLANNAVARGIVAQLGQGYPLYILLYVGMIIFFAYFYTAIIFNPDDVAENMRKYGGFVPGIRPGKRTAEYIDGILARITLAGAIYLAVVALLPEFLLTGFKVEPIPFIGERLDAIMPGWITNGMNVQFYFGGTSLLIIVGVAMDTVQQVESQLIMRHYDGFMKKTRIRGRRG from the coding sequence ATGGATAGCCTCAAAAACATCTTCGCCGTTCCGGAACTGCGCAAGCGGGTGTTGTTCACCTTCGGCTTGCTCGCGGTGTACCGGCTCGGCAGCAAGATCCCGACTCCCGGCATCAACACCGCGGCACTGCAGGAGCTGGCGGATAGGGCGCAGGGCACGATGTTCGGCCTCTACGACATGTTCTCGGGGAACAACCTGTCGCAGATGACGATCTTCGCGCTCGGCATCATGCCCTACATCAGCGCGTCGATCATCCTGCAGCTGCTGACGGTGGTGTGGCCGTATCTGGAGCGCCTCTCGAAAGAAGGCGATCTGGGCCGCCGCAAGATCACGCAATACACACGCTACGGCACGATCGCGCTCAGCATCGTGCAGGGCCTGGGCATTGCGTTTTTCCTTGAAGGCAACACCAACATGACCGGCGGTCTGCCGCTGGTGTTTAATCCGGGCTGGGGCTTCCGGATGATGACGGTGCTGACGCTGACCACCGGGTCGGTGTTTGTCATGTGGCTCGGTGAGCAGATTACCGAACGTGGCATCGGCAACGGGATGTCACTGCTCATCTTCGCCGGCATTGTCGTCGGGCTCCCGAGCGCGGTGGCGGCCACCATCGGGCAGTTGCAGACGAACGAGATGGGTCTGTTCCGGTTGATTGCCCTCGTCGCCGTCATGGTGCTTGTGGTGGCGGTCATTGTGTTCGTGGAGCGCGCGCACCGGAAGGTGACTGTGCAATACGCCAGGCGCATGGTGGGCCGGCGGATGTACGGCGGCGCGAGCACGCACATTCCGCTGAAGGTCAACACGGGCGGCGTCATGCCGGTGATCTTCGCGTCGTCGATTCTGGCGTTCCCCGCGACGATTGCGTCGATGCCGTTCCTGGCCAACAACGCAGTGGCGCGTGGCATCGTGGCGCAACTGGGCCAGGGGTATCCGCTCTACATCCTGCTGTATGTCGGGATGATCATCTTCTTCGCGTACTTCTACACGGCCATCATCTTTAATCCGGATGATGTGGCCGAGAACATGCGGAAGTACGGCGGGTTTGTGCCCGGTATTCGGCCCGGCAAGCGGACGGCCGAGTACATCGATGGCATCCTGGCCCGCATTACGCTGGCCGGCGCGATCTATCTGGCCGTGGTGGCGTTGCTGCCCGAGTTCCTGCTCACCGGTTTCAAGGTGGAGCCGATACCGTTCATCGGCGAACGGCTTGACGCCATCATGCCGGGCTGGATCACGAACGGCATGAACGTACAGTTCTATTTTGGTGGCACGTCACTGCTGATTATCGTTGGTGTCGCGATGGATACAGTGCAGCAGGTGGAATCCCAGCTGATCATGAGGCATTACGATGGCTTCATGAAAAAGACTCGGATTCGAGGGCGACGAGGTTGA
- the rplP gene encoding 50S ribosomal protein L16 — MLMPKKVKYRKQQRGRMRGKAYRGCTVAFGDFGLMAMEPCWMTDRQIEAARVAMARGIKRGGKIWIRVFPDKPITKKPQETRMGKGKGAPEGWVVVVKPGRILFEMEGVSEVDARAAMRLAQAKLPIKTRFATRFAEEKVS, encoded by the coding sequence ATGTTGATGCCGAAGAAGGTCAAGTACAGGAAACAGCAGCGCGGCCGGATGCGCGGCAAAGCCTACCGTGGGTGCACGGTGGCGTTTGGCGACTTCGGGCTGATGGCGATGGAACCGTGCTGGATGACCGACCGACAGATTGAAGCGGCGCGAGTCGCGATGGCGCGCGGAATCAAGCGCGGCGGCAAGATCTGGATCCGGGTGTTCCCGGACAAGCCGATCACCAAGAAGCCGCAGGAAACGCGAATGGGCAAGGGTAAGGGCGCCCCCGAAGGTTGGGTGGTGGTCGTGAAACCAGGCCGCATTCTGTTTGAGATGGAAGGCGTGTCGGAAGTGGACGCGCGCGCCGCCATGCGTCTGGCGCAGGCGAAGCTGCCGATCAAGACCCGGTTTGCGACGCGCTTTGCCGAGGAGAAAGTGTCATGA
- the rplO gene encoding 50S ribosomal protein L15, producing the protein MSLNNLRPPKGAKHSKRRVGRGHGSGYGKTAGRGHKGAQSRSGFSFKRGFEGGQMPLHRRVPKRGFTNPFRVEYAIVNLDTLVEVFDAGSDVTPELLRERGLVREKRALIKVLGRGDVTKKLTVRAHKFSDTAAQKIAAAGGVAEVIAG; encoded by the coding sequence ATGTCACTCAATAATCTGCGTCCTCCCAAGGGCGCGAAACACAGCAAACGGCGCGTCGGTCGCGGTCATGGTTCGGGCTACGGCAAGACGGCCGGGCGCGGCCACAAGGGCGCGCAGTCGCGGTCGGGCTTCAGCTTCAAGCGCGGATTTGAAGGCGGCCAGATGCCGCTGCACCGCCGGGTGCCCAAGCGTGGATTCACGAATCCCTTCCGCGTCGAATACGCCATCGTCAATCTCGACACGCTGGTGGAGGTGTTTGACGCCGGTTCCGACGTCACGCCCGAGCTGCTGCGCGAGCGCGGCCTGGTGCGCGAGAAGCGGGCGCTCATCAAGGTACTCGGTCGCGGCGACGTGACCAAGAAGCTGACGGTGCGTGCGCACAAGTTCAGCGACACGGCGGCGCAGAAGATTGCGGCGGCCGGAGGCGTGGCGGAAGTCATCGCCGGGTAA
- the rplE gene encoding 50S ribosomal protein L5, translated as MSRLKERYVKDVVPALKQEFGYTNLMAVPKVTKVVVNMGLGEGTQNGKIVETGAEELGKITGQKAAITRSKKSIAQFKVRENMPIGAMVTLRGQRMYEFLDRLIAVALPRVRDFRGISPKGFDGRGNYTLGLRDQLIFPEIDYMKVDKNRGMNISVVTTAKTNEEARRLLQLLGMPFRQN; from the coding sequence ATGAGCCGCCTGAAAGAACGTTACGTCAAGGACGTCGTGCCGGCGTTGAAGCAGGAGTTCGGTTACACGAACCTGATGGCCGTCCCCAAGGTCACGAAGGTCGTCGTGAACATGGGCCTGGGCGAAGGCACGCAGAACGGCAAGATCGTGGAGACCGGCGCCGAGGAACTGGGCAAGATCACCGGCCAGAAGGCGGCGATTACCCGCTCGAAGAAGTCCATCGCGCAGTTCAAGGTGCGCGAGAACATGCCCATCGGCGCGATGGTGACCCTGCGCGGCCAGCGGATGTACGAGTTCCTGGACCGTCTGATTGCGGTGGCGCTGCCGCGCGTGCGCGACTTCCGAGGCATTTCGCCGAAGGGGTTTGACGGCCGCGGCAACTACACACTGGGCCTGCGCGATCAGCTGATCTTCCCGGAAATCGACTACATGAAGGTCGACAAGAACCGCGGCATGAACATTTCGGTCGTCACGACGGCCAAGACCAACGAAGAAGCGCGACGGTTGCTCCAATTGCTGGGCATGCCGTTCCGCCAGAACTAG
- the rpsQ gene encoding 30S ribosomal protein S17, with the protein MANTEITGRVVSNKMTKTVVVTTQRQVRDERYGKQMKRTTRFMAHDEKEDAKIGDLVAIVPTRPLSRLKRWVVTRIVERARR; encoded by the coding sequence ATGGCGAACACAGAGATTACGGGCAGGGTTGTCAGCAACAAGATGACCAAGACGGTGGTGGTCACCACGCAGCGCCAGGTCCGCGATGAGCGGTACGGCAAGCAGATGAAGCGCACGACGCGGTTCATGGCGCATGACGAAAAAGAAGACGCCAAGATTGGCGATTTGGTGGCGATCGTGCCGACGCGTCCGTTGAGCCGGCTGAAGCGCTGGGTTGTGACGCGGATCGTGGAGCGGGCGCGGCGGTAG
- the rpsH gene encoding 30S ribosomal protein S8: MTDPIADMLTRLRNAVNARHARVDVPTSRLKAEIARILEREGYIQGYKMIEPVAESDGPVIRIFLKYGPRGEQVIAGISRVSRPGRRVYFGRDDVPRVMGGLGTSILTTSHGVMTGREAVKAGVGGEVLCNIW, encoded by the coding sequence ATGACCGATCCGATCGCAGACATGCTGACCAGGCTCCGGAATGCCGTCAACGCGCGCCACGCGCGTGTTGATGTGCCGACCTCGCGCCTGAAGGCCGAGATCGCGCGCATTCTCGAGCGCGAGGGCTACATCCAGGGATACAAGATGATTGAACCGGTCGCCGAGAGCGACGGTCCGGTCATCAGGATTTTTCTGAAGTACGGCCCGCGTGGCGAGCAGGTGATTGCGGGCATCAGCCGCGTCAGCCGGCCCGGCCGCCGGGTGTACTTCGGGCGCGACGACGTGCCGAGGGTCATGGGCGGCCTGGGCACCAGCATCCTCACGACGTCGCACGGCGTGATGACCGGCCGCGAAGCGGTGAAGGCCGGCGTCGGTGGCGAAGTGCTCTGCAATATTTGGTGA
- the rpmD gene encoding 50S ribosomal protein L30: MARAKAAAAKVTHVKVTQLKSPIGFNKSQAVVLRSLGLRRIRHSVMVLDTPSIRGMLRTVRHLVEVQE; the protein is encoded by the coding sequence ATGGCACGCGCAAAGGCCGCCGCGGCGAAAGTCACCCACGTGAAGGTCACTCAGTTGAAGAGCCCGATCGGGTTCAACAAGTCGCAGGCCGTGGTGCTGCGATCGCTCGGGTTGCGGCGCATCCGTCATTCGGTGATGGTGCTCGACACGCCGTCGATCCGGGGCATGCTGCGTACCGTTCGGCATCTGGTTGAGGTTCAGGAGTAA
- a CDS encoding type Z 30S ribosomal protein S14 — protein sequence MATTAKRVKDAQGLKFEVRRRNRCRRCGRPRAYMRKFALCRLCFREHALRGEVAGVIKSSW from the coding sequence ATGGCCACGACTGCAAAACGCGTCAAGGATGCCCAGGGGCTCAAGTTCGAAGTGCGGCGGCGTAATCGCTGCCGGCGATGCGGCCGTCCGCGCGCCTACATGCGCAAGTTTGCCTTGTGCCGCCTCTGCTTCCGCGAACACGCGCTGCGGGGCGAAGTGGCCGGCGTCATCAAGAGCAGCTGGTAG
- a CDS encoding 50S ribosomal protein L18, with amino-acid sequence MKTKSDRRERIRVRQRKRIAGTAERPRLSVFRSVSHIYAQVIDDQSSATVAAASTAEPGLKAQFTGEVRGGNKAGAEAIGKIIAERLKEKGITRVVFDRGGRLYHGRVRAVAEAARAAGLEF; translated from the coding sequence ATCAAGACAAAGAGCGACCGCCGCGAGCGAATCCGCGTACGCCAGCGCAAGCGCATTGCCGGCACTGCCGAGCGGCCGCGCCTGTCCGTGTTCCGGTCCGTGTCGCATATCTATGCGCAGGTGATCGACGACCAGTCGAGCGCGACGGTGGCGGCGGCGTCCACGGCCGAGCCGGGCCTCAAGGCCCAGTTCACGGGCGAGGTGCGCGGCGGCAACAAGGCCGGCGCCGAAGCCATCGGGAAAATTATCGCGGAGCGCCTGAAGGAAAAGGGCATCACGCGCGTGGTGTTTGATCGCGGCGGACGTCTGTATCACGGCCGCGTGCGTGCCGTGGCGGAAGCGGCGCGCGCAGCGGGACTCGAGTTTTAG
- the rplF gene encoding 50S ribosomal protein L6: MSRIGKKPIPVPKGVTVNVSAGAVEVKGPKGSLKQALPPGIKFELKGAELVATQEQEGKEWGKFHGLARSLVANAVAGVTDGFKRELDIVGVGYRAELKGSQVIFALGYSHPVVFDVPKGIDLVVDKQTHITVTGVDCQLVGQVAANIRRLRKPDPYKQKGVRYMGEVLKKKVGKTGA; encoded by the coding sequence ATGTCACGAATTGGCAAGAAACCTATTCCAGTCCCCAAGGGCGTCACGGTCAACGTGAGCGCCGGGGCCGTTGAGGTCAAGGGGCCGAAGGGCTCGTTGAAGCAGGCTCTGCCTCCGGGCATCAAGTTCGAGCTCAAGGGCGCCGAACTGGTGGCCACGCAGGAGCAGGAAGGCAAGGAGTGGGGCAAGTTTCACGGCCTCGCCCGCAGCCTGGTGGCCAACGCGGTGGCCGGTGTGACCGACGGCTTCAAGCGCGAACTCGACATCGTCGGCGTCGGCTACCGTGCGGAGTTGAAGGGGTCGCAGGTCATCTTCGCGCTGGGGTACTCGCATCCGGTGGTGTTTGATGTGCCCAAGGGCATTGACCTGGTGGTGGACAAGCAGACGCACATCACGGTGACGGGTGTGGACTGCCAGCTCGTCGGGCAGGTGGCGGCCAACATCCGCCGGCTGCGCAAGCCCGATCCGTATAAGCAGAAGGGCGTTCGCTACATGGGCGAAGTGCTGAAGAAGAAGGTCGGCAAGACGGGCGCGTAA